In the genome of Streptomyces sp. V2I9, one region contains:
- a CDS encoding CCA tRNA nucleotidyltransferase, producing the protein MPNANEENASALSQVQHRAVSELLRVSPVADDLARRFQQAGFGLALVGGSVRDALLGRLGNDLDFTTDARPEDVLKIVRPWADSVWEVGIAFGTVGSQKDGYQIEVTTYRSEAYDRTSRKPEVSYGDSIEDDLVRRDFTVNAMAVALPEKEFVDPYGGLKDLADRVLRTPGTPEASFSDDPLRMLRAARFAAQLDFDVAPDVVTAMTEMAARIDIVSAERVRDELNKLLLSACPRKGLGLLVDTGLADHVLPELPALRLESDEHHRHKDVYEHSLTVLEQAIDLEQDGPDLVLRLAALLHDIGKPRTRRFEKDGRVSFHHHEVVGAKMTKKRMTALKYSNELVKDVSRLVELHLRFHGYGDGEWTDSAVRRYVRDAGPLLERLHKLTRSDCTTRNKRKANALSRTYDSLEERIALLQEQEELDSIRPDLDGNEIMEILEVGPGPVIGKAYGFLLELRLEHGPMEREAAVAALKEWWSRQD; encoded by the coding sequence GTGCCGAACGCCAACGAAGAGAACGCCAGTGCACTGAGCCAGGTGCAGCACCGCGCGGTGAGTGAACTGCTGCGGGTGTCCCCGGTAGCCGACGACCTCGCTCGCCGATTCCAGCAGGCCGGATTCGGCCTCGCGCTGGTCGGCGGCTCGGTCCGTGACGCACTGCTGGGCAGGCTGGGGAACGACTTGGACTTCACCACCGACGCCCGCCCGGAGGACGTGCTCAAGATCGTCCGGCCATGGGCGGACTCGGTGTGGGAGGTCGGGATCGCCTTCGGCACCGTCGGGTCCCAGAAGGACGGATACCAGATCGAGGTCACGACCTACCGGTCGGAGGCGTACGACCGGACTTCGCGCAAGCCGGAGGTCTCCTACGGCGACTCCATCGAGGACGACCTCGTGCGCCGTGACTTCACGGTCAACGCGATGGCCGTGGCGTTGCCGGAGAAGGAGTTCGTCGATCCGTACGGAGGTCTGAAGGACCTCGCCGACCGCGTCCTGCGTACACCGGGCACGCCCGAGGCATCCTTCTCCGACGATCCGCTGCGGATGCTGCGCGCGGCCCGTTTCGCCGCGCAGCTCGACTTCGATGTCGCTCCCGACGTCGTCACCGCCATGACGGAGATGGCCGCCCGGATCGACATCGTGTCCGCCGAGCGGGTCCGCGACGAGCTCAACAAGCTGCTGCTCTCCGCGTGCCCGCGCAAGGGTCTGGGGCTCCTGGTCGACACCGGGCTGGCCGACCACGTGCTGCCCGAGCTTCCCGCGCTGCGCCTGGAGAGTGACGAGCATCACCGCCACAAGGACGTCTACGAGCACTCGCTGACCGTCCTGGAGCAGGCCATCGATCTGGAGCAGGACGGACCCGACCTGGTCCTGCGGCTGGCCGCGCTGCTCCATGACATCGGCAAGCCGAGGACGCGCCGCTTCGAGAAGGACGGCCGGGTGTCCTTCCACCATCACGAAGTGGTGGGCGCGAAGATGACCAAGAAGCGCATGACCGCGCTGAAGTACTCCAACGAGCTGGTCAAGGACGTGTCGAGACTGGTGGAGCTGCACCTGCGGTTCCACGGATACGGCGACGGGGAGTGGACCGACTCCGCGGTGCGCCGCTATGTACGGGATGCCGGACCGCTGCTCGAACGCCTCCACAAGCTGACCCGGTCGGACTGCACGACACGGAACAAGCGCAAGGCCAACGCGCTCTCCCGCACCTACGACAGTCTGGAGGAGCGCATCGCCCTCCTCCAGGAGCAGGAGGAACTCGACTCGATCCGCCCCGATCTGGACGGCAACGAGATCATGGAGATCCTCGAGGTCGGTCCGGGACCGGTGATCGGCAAGGCGTACGGATTCCTGCTGGAGCTGCGCCTGGAGCACGGTCCCATGGAGCGGGAGGCCGCAGTGGCGGCGCTCAAGGAGTGGTGGTCGCGGCAGGACTGA
- a CDS encoding DUF6049 family protein, whose product MAEAADFQGTRPSPARRWLRRTAAAVLGAPLLAGLLAVPASGAAPAAEPSNASTGSRTVDVSLNTLSPSVPSEDDTLTVSGTLTNKGKKAISGAEVDLRVGPRLTGRGEVDDAAKRSGYVPGADPVDVGEKYTLKIPRLARGISQDFTLTVPVDKLGLDEPGVYQLGVSVSGRTAGTAYEQVLGIKRSFLPWQPEASDSRTKLTFLWPLIASPHVTAETRSDQQQTPVFADDDLAEELAPGGRLEQMVSLGSRLPVTWVVDPDLLASVAAMAGKYEIKSGDRTVAGKNQVVAKQWLTALEKVVEDDKVIALPFADPDLASIAHRGKNVSGTLSHLQNASTVAATTVETILHVKPSTDFAWPVNGAVDSSIVDVATSAGAHNVIARSDSFRETTELPYTPTAARPIGGGTTAVVADARLSTLFDGDMSRAGASALAVQKFLAQTLALTEQAPDNERSIVVAPPRMPTAAQAQTMARALEALSGNRWTQPLDLVAAAEVKPDPRATTKVPRRSAYPEQLRAQELPTQAFQDIRTTQGSLDSFETILTQPERVVTPFGNAVNRSMSTSWRGHPVESRQYRTAVRVYLKSLTSEVQLIEKSDVTLSGRSATIPVTVQNQLVQGVDRLVLQLTSDNIRLKFNDDGTKAELPVSIAGGHSQSVKFDTATSANGRAQVTARLFTEDGTQYGEEMTFTVKVSEVTPTVLLVIAGGLLLLVLAGIRMYTHRKRAVASDTAGGGGDGPEQPSDPAPDTGPESGAPSGTGEKVDR is encoded by the coding sequence GTGGCCGAGGCGGCAGACTTCCAGGGGACTCGTCCCTCTCCTGCCCGCCGGTGGCTCCGGCGCACGGCCGCCGCGGTGCTCGGAGCACCGCTCCTGGCCGGTCTGCTGGCCGTTCCGGCCTCCGGCGCCGCCCCGGCCGCCGAGCCCTCCAATGCCTCCACCGGCTCCCGTACGGTCGATGTGTCGCTGAACACCCTCTCCCCGAGCGTTCCCTCGGAGGACGACACCCTGACCGTCTCCGGAACGCTCACCAACAAGGGCAAGAAGGCGATCAGCGGTGCCGAGGTCGACCTGCGCGTCGGCCCTCGGCTCACCGGCCGGGGCGAGGTCGACGACGCGGCCAAGCGGTCCGGGTACGTTCCCGGCGCCGACCCGGTCGACGTCGGGGAGAAGTACACGCTGAAGATCCCCAGACTCGCCCGGGGGATCAGCCAGGACTTCACGCTCACCGTGCCCGTCGACAAGCTGGGGCTGGACGAGCCGGGCGTCTACCAGCTCGGCGTCTCCGTCTCCGGCCGTACGGCGGGCACCGCCTACGAGCAGGTCCTCGGCATCAAGCGCTCGTTCCTGCCCTGGCAGCCCGAGGCGAGCGACAGCAGGACGAAACTCACCTTCCTCTGGCCGCTGATCGCCTCGCCCCACGTCACGGCGGAGACCCGCTCGGACCAACAGCAGACCCCGGTCTTCGCCGACGACGACCTGGCCGAGGAGCTGGCGCCCGGTGGCCGGCTGGAGCAGATGGTGTCCCTGGGCAGCCGGCTTCCGGTGACCTGGGTCGTCGACCCGGACCTCCTGGCGAGCGTCGCGGCGATGGCCGGGAAGTACGAGATCAAGTCGGGTGACCGGACCGTCGCGGGCAAGAACCAGGTTGTCGCCAAGCAGTGGCTCACCGCTCTGGAGAAGGTGGTGGAGGACGACAAGGTGATCGCCCTGCCGTTCGCCGACCCCGACCTGGCCTCCATCGCGCACCGTGGCAAGAACGTCTCCGGAACGCTCAGCCACCTGCAGAACGCCTCCACCGTGGCCGCGACCACGGTGGAGACCATCCTCCACGTGAAGCCGTCCACCGACTTCGCCTGGCCCGTGAATGGCGCCGTGGACTCGTCCATCGTCGACGTGGCGACCTCGGCGGGCGCCCACAACGTGATCGCCCGTAGCGACAGCTTCCGCGAGACCACGGAGCTTCCGTACACACCGACCGCGGCGCGGCCGATCGGCGGAGGGACCACCGCGGTCGTCGCGGACGCCCGGCTGTCGACCTTGTTCGACGGCGACATGTCGAGGGCGGGCGCCTCCGCCCTCGCTGTCCAGAAGTTCCTCGCGCAGACCCTCGCGCTGACCGAGCAGGCTCCGGACAACGAGCGCAGCATCGTCGTGGCGCCGCCCCGGATGCCCACCGCCGCACAGGCTCAGACGATGGCCCGTGCACTGGAGGCCCTGTCGGGCAACCGCTGGACTCAGCCCCTCGACCTCGTGGCCGCCGCCGAGGTCAAGCCCGATCCGAGGGCCACCACCAAGGTGCCCCGGCGCTCCGCGTACCCGGAGCAGCTCCGCGCCCAGGAGCTGCCCACCCAGGCGTTCCAGGACATCCGCACCACCCAGGGCTCACTCGACAGCTTCGAGACGATCCTGACGCAGCCCGAGCGCGTGGTGACCCCCTTCGGCAACGCCGTGAACCGCTCGATGTCGACGTCCTGGCGCGGGCACCCCGTGGAGTCGCGGCAGTACCGCACCGCTGTCCGCGTCTACCTGAAGAGCCTCACCTCCGAGGTGCAGCTCATCGAGAAGTCCGACGTCACCCTCTCCGGGCGCAGCGCGACCATCCCGGTCACGGTGCAGAACCAACTGGTGCAGGGCGTGGACCGGCTGGTTCTCCAGCTGACCTCGGACAACATCCGGCTCAAGTTCAACGATGACGGAACCAAGGCCGAGCTGCCGGTCAGCATCGCGGGCGGGCACAGCCAATCGGTGAAGTTCGACACGGCGACCAGCGCCAACGGACGGGCCCAGGTGACCGCCCGGCTGTTCACCGAGGACGGTACCCAGTACGGCGAGGAGATGACCTTCACCGTGAAGGTCTCCGAGGTGACGCCGACCGTGCTGCTCGTCATCGCCGGTGGCCTGCTGCTCCTGGTGCTGGCAGGCATCAGGATGTACACCCACCGCAAGCGTGCCGTGGCAAGCGACACGGCGGGCGGCGGCGGTGACGGACCCGAGCAGCCGAGTGACCCGGCTCCGGACACCGGTCCGGAAAGCGGGGCCCCATCGGGAACGGGTGAGAAAGTGGACCGTTGA
- a CDS encoding PadR family transcriptional regulator yields MSRRSGILEFAVLGLLRESPMHGYELRKRLNTSLGVFRAFSYGTLYPCLKTLVANGWLIEEPAGDPVDSTSAAGRPAAAPSSLTGRRAKIVYRLTAEGKEHFEELLSHTGPDAWEDEHFAARFAFFGQTEREVRMRVLEGRRSRLEERLEKMRASLVRTRERLDDYTLELQRHGMESVEREVRWLNELIESERSGRDRRRSSPEGSAQQDTPGETGGLPRHRDNIPPDPSDDTAK; encoded by the coding sequence GTGAGCAGACGCTCCGGCATCCTTGAGTTCGCCGTTCTCGGCCTGCTCCGCGAGTCGCCGATGCACGGCTATGAGCTGCGCAAACGTCTCAACACCTCACTGGGGGTCTTCCGTGCGTTCAGTTACGGGACCCTCTACCCCTGCCTCAAGACGCTGGTGGCCAACGGCTGGTTGATCGAGGAACCGGCCGGCGATCCGGTCGACTCCACCTCGGCCGCAGGGCGTCCAGCCGCTGCCCCCTCCTCACTGACGGGGCGCCGGGCGAAGATCGTCTACCGGTTGACGGCCGAAGGTAAGGAGCACTTCGAGGAGCTGCTGTCGCACACAGGTCCGGATGCCTGGGAGGACGAGCACTTCGCAGCGCGCTTCGCCTTCTTCGGCCAGACCGAACGCGAAGTGCGGATGCGTGTTCTCGAAGGGCGGCGCAGCCGGCTGGAGGAGCGGCTGGAGAAGATGCGCGCCTCTCTCGTCCGCACCCGTGAACGACTCGACGACTACACACTTGAGCTGCAGCGGCACGGCATGGAGTCCGTGGAGCGCGAAGTGCGCTGGCTGAACGAGCTCATCGAGAGCGAGCGGTCGGGGCGGGATCGGCGACGATCCTCACCCGAGGGCTCCGCTCAGCAGGACACACCTGGAGAGACGGGCGGCCTGCCCCGGCATCGGGACAACATCCCGCCGGATCCGTCCGACGACACCGCCAAGTGA
- a CDS encoding MFS transporter, translating to MSVARDLRTLLRLRNFRRLLTVRLLSQSADGVYQVALAAYVVFSPEKQTTAAAIASAMAVLLLPYSLIGPFAGVLLDRWSRRQVFLYGNLLRAALACSTALLMAASAPDWLFYGSALCVTAVNRFVLAGLSAALPRVVDDDRLVVANSLSPTAGTLAATAGGGLAFAVRLVADESDAAVVLLASMLYLLSALASLGLPRTLLGPDVDANPLRWRAALGTTAHGLAAGLRHLGQRSHAARALAAMTVVRFCYGALTVTVLMLCRYAWSDTESDGLALLGLAVGASGAGFFVAAAITPWAVGRLGRYGWIVGCAGSAAVLVPALGLTFAPVPMVIAAFVLGVVTQGSKIATDTVVQTSVDDSFRGRVFSLYDVLFNVAFVGAAGVAALMLPPDGRSVPVIVVVALLYGAVAATMFRRREPDAHR from the coding sequence ATGTCTGTCGCGCGTGATCTGCGCACCCTGCTGCGCCTGCGGAACTTCCGCCGCCTGCTCACCGTGCGGCTCCTGTCCCAGTCCGCCGACGGCGTCTACCAGGTCGCCCTCGCCGCCTACGTCGTCTTCTCGCCGGAGAAGCAGACGACGGCAGCTGCCATCGCGTCCGCCATGGCCGTGCTCCTGCTGCCCTACTCCTTGATCGGGCCCTTCGCCGGGGTGCTGCTGGACCGCTGGTCCCGACGTCAGGTCTTTCTCTACGGGAACCTGCTGCGGGCCGCCCTGGCCTGCTCGACGGCTCTGCTGATGGCCGCCTCCGCACCCGACTGGCTCTTCTACGGCTCGGCTCTCTGCGTCACCGCCGTCAACCGGTTCGTGCTGGCCGGCCTTTCCGCCGCTCTGCCCCGCGTGGTCGACGACGACCGTCTCGTCGTCGCCAACTCCCTCTCCCCGACCGCCGGAACCCTGGCGGCGACCGCGGGAGGCGGCCTCGCCTTCGCGGTGCGGCTGGTGGCCGACGAGTCCGACGCGGCCGTCGTGCTGCTGGCGTCGATGCTCTACCTGCTGTCCGCGCTGGCGTCCCTGGGGCTGCCTCGCACCCTGCTGGGGCCGGACGTCGACGCGAACCCCCTGCGGTGGCGGGCCGCCTTGGGCACCACCGCGCACGGGTTGGCCGCTGGGCTTCGGCACCTGGGACAGCGGTCCCACGCGGCCCGAGCCCTGGCCGCGATGACCGTGGTCCGCTTCTGCTACGGCGCACTCACCGTGACCGTGCTCATGCTGTGCCGCTACGCCTGGTCGGACACCGAGTCCGACGGACTGGCCCTGCTCGGTCTGGCGGTCGGAGCCTCGGGAGCGGGGTTCTTCGTCGCCGCCGCCATCACTCCGTGGGCGGTGGGACGGCTGGGCCGGTACGGGTGGATCGTCGGCTGCGCCGGATCGGCGGCGGTCCTGGTCCCCGCACTGGGACTCACGTTCGCCCCGGTCCCGATGGTGATCGCCGCTTTCGTGCTCGGCGTCGTGACCCAGGGGTCGAAGATCGCGACCGACACCGTCGTGCAGACCTCGGTCGACGACTCGTTCCGCGGTCGGGTCTTCTCGCTCTATGACGTGCTCTTCAACGTCGCTTTCGTGGGCGCCGCAGGCGTGGCGGCCCTGATGCTCCCCCCGGACGGCAGATCGGTCCCCGTCATCGTGGTCGTGGCCCTGCTCTACGGGGCGGTCGCGGCCACGATGTTCCGCCGACGAGAGCCCGACGCCCACCGATAG
- a CDS encoding inositol-3-phosphate synthase translates to MGSVRVAIVGVGNCAASLVQGVEYYKDADPAGKVPGLMHVQFGDYHVSDVEFVAAFDVDAKKVGLDLADAIGASENNTIKIADVPNTGVTVQRGHTHDGLGKYYRETIEESADAPVDIVQVLKDKQVDVLVCYLPVGSEVAAKFYAQCAIDAKVAFVNALPVFIAGTKEWADKFTEAGVPIVGDDIKSQVGATITHRVMAKLFEDRGVILDRTMQLNVGGNMDFKNMLERERLESKKISKTQAVTSQIRDRELGADNVHIGPSDYVAWLDDRKWAYVRLEGRAFGDVPLNLEYKLEVWDSPNSAGVIIDAVRAAKIAKDRGIGGPILSASSYFMKSPPVQYFDDEARENVEKFIQGETER, encoded by the coding sequence ATGGGTTCGGTTCGCGTAGCCATCGTAGGCGTGGGCAACTGCGCCGCCTCGCTGGTGCAGGGCGTCGAGTACTACAAGGACGCCGATCCGGCCGGCAAGGTACCCGGCCTGATGCACGTTCAGTTCGGCGATTACCACGTCAGCGACGTCGAATTCGTCGCCGCCTTCGACGTCGACGCGAAGAAGGTCGGTCTCGACCTGGCGGACGCCATCGGCGCCAGTGAGAACAACACCATCAAGATCGCGGACGTGCCGAACACGGGCGTCACCGTGCAGCGCGGCCACACCCACGACGGCCTCGGCAAGTACTACCGCGAGACGATCGAGGAGTCCGCGGACGCCCCGGTCGACATCGTCCAGGTCCTCAAGGACAAGCAGGTCGACGTACTCGTCTGCTACCTGCCCGTCGGTTCCGAGGTCGCCGCGAAGTTCTACGCGCAGTGCGCCATCGACGCCAAGGTCGCGTTCGTCAACGCTCTGCCGGTCTTCATCGCCGGCACCAAGGAGTGGGCGGACAAGTTCACCGAGGCCGGTGTCCCGATCGTCGGCGACGACATCAAGTCCCAGGTGGGCGCCACCATCACGCACCGTGTGATGGCGAAGCTCTTCGAGGACCGCGGTGTCATCCTGGACCGCACCATGCAGCTGAACGTCGGCGGCAACATGGACTTCAAGAACATGCTCGAGCGTGAGCGCCTGGAGTCCAAGAAGATCTCGAAGACGCAGGCCGTCACCTCGCAGATCCGTGACCGCGAGCTCGGCGCCGACAACGTCCACATCGGCCCCTCGGACTACGTGGCCTGGCTGGACGACCGCAAGTGGGCGTACGTGCGCCTCGAGGGCCGCGCGTTCGGCGATGTCCCGCTCAACCTCGAGTACAAGCTCGAGGTGTGGGACTCCCCGAACTCGGCCGGTGTCATCATCGACGCCGTCCGTGCGGCGAAGATCGCCAAGGACCGCGGTATCGGCGGCCCCATCCTCTCCGCGTCGAGCTACTTCATGAAGAGCCCGCCGGTGCAGTACTTCGACGACGAGGCCCGCGAGAACGTCGAGAAGTTCATCCAGGGCGAGACGGAGCGCTGA
- a CDS encoding transglycosylase domain-containing protein: MSEHRRKSPQPQGGGRAAARRAAQQSGGRRTGASRRVTSESPSGSPLESHGEEPRYGSRAEARRAARKSGRRRGADAWGHGAGGGGRRRGGGGGPGGRDGGGPGKKRFIDYPRHGRYGFRRWVPSWKLVSGLCLGFLVLLMGVGGVSYALVTLPKENEAATAQNNVYYWADGTQMVATGGAVNRQELKYEQIPEAMRNAVISAENKSFESDRGIDPKGIGRALFNMATGGETQGGSTITQQYVKNSRLSQDQTLTRKFKELFITLKVGGKMKKEDVMRGYLNVSYYGRGASGLQAAARTYYDKDAGELDASECAFLATLLKGASYYDPAGATDIDKENATPAKNRERAEKRWKWILDEQVKDGRMTAEERAKYKKFPEPKQLRKDAKLGGQVGYLVDLAKKYFLANNDKGIDAKQLELGGFEIHTTFQKKQVNQLEAAVKKVYDAKIRPKERPKTDTHVEFGGASVDAKTGAIIATYGGQNATTHFTNNADATGAQVGSTWKPFVLAAAMQYGVRDPSGPPEQNESQRTKISPKSIYNGDDGVRIKDYTGKIWLDENDNEWRQTNDGNHDHGEIDLRKAMEQSANSPFVQLGMDVGTDKVKDVAVAAGLKDDTFMADSTVPSFSIGTSSPSAIRMAGAYATFATSGRQNDTYSVTEVKQGGEVVFQHKKKPKRAFSSAVADNVTDVLKNVVENGTGQPARLEGREAAGKTGTTDGNRSAWFVGYTPQVSTAISMFRLDDDETNTKREFEKMFGTGGEKKIHGNSFPASIWHDYMTQAMKGKKAVSFPEPQDLGDIVWGGGAVSPSPTPSPTPSPTPSEEPTPTPTPTPTTPSPPSPTPTRSCSIFDPLCQDANGGQNGGAVDGGGQNEGADGGGDSDGADGGGDSSGTIDGGENGGGGNGNPNGGSTIWGTGG, from the coding sequence ATGAGCGAGCACCGTCGCAAATCGCCTCAGCCACAGGGTGGCGGGCGTGCCGCGGCCAGACGAGCCGCCCAGCAGTCGGGCGGACGCCGAACAGGCGCATCACGCAGGGTCACTTCGGAGTCACCTTCCGGATCGCCCCTCGAGTCGCATGGTGAGGAGCCCCGGTACGGCAGCCGTGCCGAGGCCCGGCGCGCGGCCCGGAAGAGCGGACGGCGCCGCGGTGCCGACGCCTGGGGGCACGGTGCGGGCGGCGGGGGCCGGCGACGTGGCGGCGGAGGTGGACCGGGCGGACGCGACGGGGGCGGCCCCGGCAAGAAGCGGTTCATCGACTACCCGCGCCACGGCAGGTACGGGTTCCGTCGCTGGGTGCCCTCCTGGAAGCTGGTGTCGGGACTCTGCCTGGGGTTCCTCGTCCTGCTGATGGGCGTGGGGGGCGTCTCGTACGCCCTCGTCACCCTGCCGAAGGAGAACGAGGCGGCCACTGCCCAGAACAACGTGTACTACTGGGCGGACGGCACTCAGATGGTGGCGACCGGCGGTGCGGTCAACCGTCAGGAGCTGAAGTACGAACAGATCCCGGAAGCGATGCGTAACGCCGTGATCTCGGCGGAGAACAAGAGCTTCGAAAGTGACCGGGGTATCGACCCGAAGGGCATCGGACGGGCCCTGTTCAACATGGCCACCGGCGGTGAGACCCAGGGCGGGTCGACCATCACCCAGCAGTACGTCAAGAACTCGCGGCTCTCACAGGACCAGACCCTCACCCGCAAGTTCAAGGAACTCTTCATCACGCTCAAGGTGGGCGGCAAGATGAAGAAGGAAGACGTCATGAGGGGCTACCTCAACGTCTCCTACTACGGACGCGGGGCTTCCGGGTTGCAGGCAGCGGCGCGCACCTATTACGACAAGGACGCCGGCGAACTGGACGCGAGCGAGTGCGCCTTCCTGGCCACCTTGCTCAAGGGCGCGAGCTACTACGACCCTGCCGGCGCAACCGACATCGACAAGGAGAACGCGACCCCGGCGAAGAACCGAGAGCGCGCGGAGAAACGCTGGAAGTGGATCCTTGACGAGCAGGTCAAGGACGGGCGGATGACGGCGGAGGAACGCGCCAAGTACAAGAAGTTCCCGGAGCCGAAGCAGCTGAGGAAGGACGCCAAGCTGGGCGGCCAGGTCGGCTATCTCGTGGATCTCGCCAAGAAGTACTTCCTGGCCAACAACGACAAGGGCATCGACGCCAAGCAGCTCGAACTCGGCGGTTTCGAGATCCACACCACCTTCCAGAAGAAGCAGGTGAATCAGCTCGAAGCGGCGGTGAAGAAGGTCTACGACGCCAAGATCCGCCCCAAGGAACGCCCCAAGACGGACACGCACGTCGAGTTCGGCGGTGCGTCCGTGGACGCGAAGACCGGCGCCATCATCGCCACGTACGGTGGCCAGAACGCCACCACGCACTTCACGAACAACGCTGACGCCACGGGTGCTCAGGTCGGTTCGACGTGGAAGCCGTTCGTGCTGGCGGCGGCCATGCAGTACGGCGTGCGGGACCCGTCCGGCCCTCCGGAGCAGAACGAATCCCAGCGCACCAAGATCTCGCCCAAGAGCATCTACAACGGCGACGACGGCGTACGCATCAAGGACTACACGGGCAAGATCTGGCTGGACGAGAACGACAACGAATGGCGCCAGACCAACGACGGCAACCACGACCACGGTGAGATCGACCTGCGCAAGGCCATGGAGCAGTCCGCGAACTCCCCGTTCGTGCAGCTCGGCATGGACGTCGGTACGGACAAGGTCAAGGACGTCGCCGTCGCCGCCGGCCTGAAGGACGACACCTTCATGGCGGACTCCACCGTCCCCTCGTTCTCCATCGGTACCTCGTCGCCCAGCGCGATTCGCATGGCGGGGGCCTACGCCACCTTCGCCACCAGCGGCCGGCAGAACGACACGTACTCGGTGACCGAGGTGAAGCAGGGCGGCGAGGTCGTCTTCCAGCACAAGAAGAAGCCCAAGCGCGCCTTCAGCTCGGCCGTCGCCGACAACGTCACGGACGTTCTGAAGAACGTCGTGGAGAACGGGACGGGCCAGCCCGCGCGGCTGGAGGGCCGCGAGGCCGCCGGCAAGACCGGTACGACGGACGGCAACCGGTCCGCGTGGTTCGTCGGATACACGCCGCAGGTCTCGACCGCCATCAGCATGTTCCGGCTCGACGACGACGAGACGAACACCAAGCGCGAATTCGAGAAGATGTTCGGAACGGGTGGCGAGAAGAAGATTCACGGAAACTCGTTCCCGGCCTCCATCTGGCACGACTACATGACACAGGCGATGAAGGGGAAGAAGGCCGTCTCCTTCCCGGAGCCTCAGGACCTGGGCGACATCGTGTGGGGCGGCGGCGCGGTCAGCCCCAGCCCGACGCCGAGTCCCACGCCTTCACCGACGCCCTCCGAGGAGCCGACTCCGACCCCGACACCGACCCCGACCACCCCGAGCCCCCCGTCGCCTACGCCGACCAGGAGCTGCAGCATCTTCGACCCGCTCTGCCAGGACGCCAACGGCGGCCAGAACGGTGGAGCGGTCGACGGCGGCGGTCAGAACGAGGGCGCCGACGGCGGTGGCGACAGTGACGGAGCGGACGGCGGTGGCGACAGCTCCGGAACGATCGACGGCGGTGAAAACGGCGGCGGAGGGAACGGCAACCCCAACGGAGGCAGCACGATCTGGGGCACCGGGGGCTAG